The following proteins come from a genomic window of Terribacillus aidingensis:
- a CDS encoding acryloyl-CoA reductase has protein sequence MNETFKALIADKQGEDFSVQVRELTVDQLPEGEVLIKVHYSGVNYKDSLATIPNGNVVKSYPIVPGIDLAGEVVTSEDERFQPGDQVIATSYEIGVARHGGYSEYARVPAEYIVPLPEGMTTREAMIIGTAGFTAALSVQRLLENGLNKENGPVLVTGATGGVGSFAVAILYKLGFEVEASTGKLEEQEYLKELGATRIISRDEVYDGNLKQLASQKWAAAVDPVGGEPLAAVLSQLKYNGSAAVSGLTAGGKVPTSVFPFILRGINLLGIDSVYCPKPTRDKVWMQLATAFNPGDLERFVIEELALEQLPDALPNLLQGHARGRYLVRIEE, from the coding sequence ATGAATGAAACATTTAAAGCGTTAATTGCAGATAAACAGGGAGAAGACTTCTCGGTCCAGGTGAGGGAATTGACCGTTGACCAGTTGCCGGAGGGAGAAGTATTAATCAAGGTCCACTATTCTGGCGTCAACTATAAAGATAGCCTAGCAACGATACCAAATGGAAATGTAGTGAAGTCTTACCCGATCGTACCGGGAATAGATTTAGCTGGAGAAGTTGTCACTTCCGAAGATGAGCGATTCCAGCCGGGTGATCAAGTCATTGCCACGAGCTATGAAATCGGGGTTGCTCGTCATGGTGGTTATAGCGAGTACGCAAGGGTGCCGGCCGAATATATTGTCCCATTGCCGGAAGGGATGACGACGAGAGAAGCAATGATCATTGGTACAGCAGGGTTTACAGCTGCACTTTCCGTTCAACGCTTGTTGGAGAATGGTTTGAATAAAGAAAACGGTCCAGTACTTGTTACAGGAGCGACCGGAGGAGTCGGAAGCTTCGCGGTAGCTATATTGTACAAGCTTGGCTTCGAAGTAGAAGCAAGCACAGGTAAACTAGAGGAGCAGGAATACCTCAAGGAGCTTGGAGCTACCCGTATTATTTCGCGTGATGAGGTGTATGACGGCAACCTCAAACAGCTTGCCAGCCAAAAATGGGCAGCAGCAGTCGATCCTGTTGGCGGAGAACCTTTAGCGGCGGTCCTCAGCCAGCTCAAGTATAATGGATCTGCTGCAGTGAGCGGATTGACAGCAGGAGGTAAGGTTCCGACTAGTGTCTTCCCATTCATCCTGCGCGGAATCAACTTACTTGGAATCGATTCGGTCTATTGCCCGAAACCAACTCGCGATAAAGTATGGATGCAGCTGGCAACCGCTTTTAACCCAGGAGATTTGGAACGATTCGTGATAGAAGAGCTGGCATTGGAGCAATTGCCAGATGCATTACCTAATTTATTGCAAGGTCATGCCCGAGGCCGATATCTTGTCCGTATCGAAGAATGA
- a CDS encoding GAF domain-containing protein yields the protein MKTVAEMTKSVSAFDNFDEAAQGVLDIISEFVKINTLFIAKNDSVHNEIIKVVNQKETLLQEGEKLPFNETLCKLSVDHGREILIIPDLAKSELSQSLEVAKNLGGGSFIGIPIYFENGQNYGTICGLDSNSFPFTEEHIRLFETMASLMTFVLELDNANKQIQNLSAPFVPITSGVAVLPIIGFINEDRAEKIIQLSLQKSLELNLDYLVIDLSGISQIDHVVSSSLLKIATLLKLIGVTPILTGFHPDLALKALSLQMELKDIFIEANLERALNKIGLKLEKRDSL from the coding sequence ATGAAAACAGTTGCGGAGATGACCAAAAGTGTAAGTGCTTTTGATAATTTCGATGAAGCGGCACAGGGTGTGCTGGATATTATCAGTGAATTCGTGAAGATTAATACACTATTTATCGCTAAAAATGATAGCGTTCATAATGAAATCATCAAAGTTGTAAATCAGAAAGAGACGCTCCTGCAGGAAGGTGAAAAGCTTCCCTTTAATGAAACATTATGCAAGCTTAGTGTGGATCACGGGAGAGAAATACTAATAATTCCCGACTTGGCGAAAAGCGAACTTTCTCAATCGCTTGAGGTAGCAAAGAATCTTGGAGGCGGCAGCTTTATCGGGATTCCGATCTATTTTGAGAACGGACAGAATTACGGAACCATTTGCGGACTTGACTCGAACTCATTTCCGTTTACAGAGGAACACATCCGACTATTTGAAACGATGGCTTCGCTTATGACTTTTGTACTTGAGCTTGATAATGCAAACAAGCAGATACAAAATTTATCAGCACCATTTGTTCCGATTACTTCTGGGGTAGCAGTGCTTCCGATTATCGGATTCATCAATGAAGATAGAGCAGAAAAAATAATTCAGCTATCTCTGCAGAAGAGTCTGGAGCTGAATTTAGACTATCTTGTCATCGACTTATCTGGTATCTCTCAGATTGATCATGTGGTGAGCAGCTCACTTCTAAAGATAGCCACCTTGCTGAAGCTTATCGGTGTGACCCCAATTCTGACCGGATTCCATCCGGATTTAGCATTGAAAGCATTATCCCTGCAGATGGAATTAAAGGACATTTTTATCGAAGCCAATTTGGAGCG